In one Cloacibacillus sp. An23 genomic region, the following are encoded:
- a CDS encoding valine--tRNA ligase, whose protein sequence is MDSERTQLGKSYDPAPIEDKWYSQWVENGLFKADASSPRPAFSIVIPPPNVTGSLHVGHALDNTLQDILSRTKRMQGYEVLWLPGTDHAGIATQNVVERSLAKEGVSRHDLGREEFVKKVWEWKELYGSTIINQLKKLGASCDWSRERFTMDEGLSRAVRKIFVQLYKKGLIYRGKYLINWCPRCQTALSDLEVEHEDEDGKFYEVAYKFADGSDGAVVVMTTRPETILGDSAIAIHPRDEKNRHLIGKKVVVPLVGRVIPVIEDNMVDPEFGSGCVKITPAHDPNDFLVGQRHNLEQIQVIDGRGIMNENAGKYAGMDRFAARDAVAADLEKEGALLSVKDLRHSVGHCYRCHTVVEPYLSEQWFVRTRTLADAGVASVQAGKIKFIPEQWTNVYYQWMENIRDWCISRQLWWGHRIPAWYCDECGEVIVEENAPEKCPKCGCTHLHQDEDVLDTWFSSGLWPFSTMGWPDDTETLRKFYPTSVLVTGFDIIFFWVARMIMFGLEAMHEVPFRDVYIHALVRDEKGQKMSKSRGNVIDPLTIVKDYGADALRLTLAALTVQGRDIFLSTERISTYRLFMNKLWNASRFALMNLEDAEAGQKIDDNELQLQDKWILNRISQVSSEMTRLLDGYFFGEAARLMYDFTWGELCDWYLELAKPALRGEEGEARRKTVQAVMLAVFEDVLKLLHPIIPFVTEELWHAFPFGTDFIMRSGWPKPRLAEIDEKVISDMNFVQETIRAVRNLRAEARIAPQQTIPGVTLAVHDAAKLELLKECEKQIKLLTKVETVSFAGEGCKPEKSLATVLDGAQVYLPVGELLDVEKEMQRLRNDLAKLEKDIEKSRAKLANEKFVERAPAEVIEKEKNTLADNEAKAERTKANLASLSE, encoded by the coding sequence ATGGATTCCGAGAGAACGCAGTTGGGCAAGAGTTACGACCCGGCGCCCATCGAGGACAAGTGGTACTCGCAGTGGGTAGAGAACGGGCTTTTCAAGGCCGACGCCTCGTCGCCGAGGCCGGCTTTTTCGATAGTCATCCCGCCGCCTAACGTCACGGGCTCGCTGCATGTCGGCCACGCTCTGGACAATACTCTCCAGGATATACTGAGCCGCACGAAAAGAATGCAGGGCTACGAGGTTCTGTGGCTTCCCGGAACCGACCACGCAGGCATCGCGACGCAGAACGTCGTCGAGCGTTCGCTCGCGAAGGAAGGGGTTTCACGCCACGACCTAGGACGCGAGGAATTCGTCAAAAAGGTCTGGGAGTGGAAAGAGCTCTACGGAAGCACGATAATCAATCAGCTGAAGAAGCTCGGCGCCTCCTGCGACTGGAGCCGCGAGCGCTTCACTATGGACGAGGGCCTTTCGCGCGCCGTGCGCAAGATATTCGTCCAGCTCTACAAGAAAGGGCTCATCTACCGTGGCAAATATCTTATAAATTGGTGTCCTCGCTGCCAGACGGCGCTCTCCGACCTCGAAGTCGAGCACGAGGACGAGGACGGCAAGTTCTACGAGGTCGCCTATAAGTTCGCCGACGGATCCGACGGAGCGGTGGTCGTAATGACGACGCGTCCGGAGACGATACTCGGTGACAGCGCGATAGCGATACATCCGCGCGACGAGAAGAACCGCCACCTCATCGGCAAAAAAGTCGTCGTGCCGCTCGTCGGGCGCGTCATCCCAGTTATTGAAGACAACATGGTCGACCCGGAGTTCGGCTCCGGCTGCGTCAAGATAACGCCTGCACACGACCCGAACGACTTCCTTGTCGGTCAGCGCCACAACCTTGAGCAGATACAGGTCATAGACGGGCGCGGCATAATGAATGAAAACGCCGGCAAGTACGCGGGAATGGACCGCTTTGCGGCGCGTGACGCTGTGGCCGCAGACCTTGAAAAAGAGGGCGCTCTGCTCTCCGTCAAAGACCTGCGCCACTCTGTAGGCCACTGCTACCGCTGCCATACGGTCGTCGAGCCGTACCTCTCCGAGCAGTGGTTCGTCCGTACGCGCACTCTCGCCGACGCCGGAGTAGCCTCCGTACAGGCCGGGAAAATCAAGTTCATCCCAGAGCAGTGGACCAACGTCTACTATCAGTGGATGGAGAATATCCGCGACTGGTGCATATCGCGTCAGCTATGGTGGGGACACCGCATCCCGGCGTGGTACTGCGACGAGTGCGGCGAGGTCATAGTCGAAGAAAACGCGCCGGAGAAATGCCCGAAGTGCGGGTGTACACACCTGCATCAAGACGAAGACGTCCTCGATACATGGTTCTCAAGCGGGCTCTGGCCCTTCTCGACGATGGGCTGGCCCGACGATACCGAGACGCTCCGCAAGTTCTATCCGACATCGGTGCTCGTCACGGGCTTCGACATAATTTTCTTCTGGGTCGCGCGCATGATAATGTTCGGCCTCGAAGCTATGCATGAGGTGCCGTTCCGCGACGTCTACATCCACGCGCTTGTCCGCGACGAGAAGGGGCAGAAGATGAGCAAGTCGCGCGGCAACGTCATAGACCCGCTGACGATAGTCAAGGACTACGGAGCTGACGCGCTGCGCCTCACGCTCGCCGCCCTCACGGTGCAGGGACGCGATATATTCCTCTCTACGGAAAGGATCTCCACCTACCGCCTGTTTATGAACAAGCTGTGGAACGCGAGCCGCTTCGCGCTCATGAACCTCGAAGATGCTGAGGCGGGACAGAAGATAGACGACAACGAGCTCCAGCTCCAGGACAAATGGATACTCAACCGTATCTCACAGGTCTCGTCCGAGATGACGCGGCTGCTTGACGGATACTTCTTCGGCGAAGCGGCGCGCCTCATGTACGACTTTACCTGGGGCGAGCTCTGCGACTGGTATCTCGAACTCGCAAAGCCCGCGCTGCGAGGCGAAGAGGGCGAAGCGCGCAGAAAGACCGTGCAGGCCGTCATGCTCGCCGTATTCGAGGACGTCCTCAAGCTGCTGCATCCGATAATCCCGTTCGTGACGGAGGAGCTGTGGCACGCCTTCCCGTTCGGGACGGACTTCATCATGCGCAGCGGCTGGCCGAAGCCGAGGCTTGCCGAGATCGACGAAAAAGTGATTTCCGACATGAACTTCGTGCAGGAGACCATACGCGCCGTCCGCAACCTCAGAGCCGAGGCGCGCATAGCGCCGCAGCAGACGATACCGGGCGTCACGCTCGCAGTACACGACGCGGCGAAGCTTGAGCTTCTCAAAGAATGCGAGAAGCAGATAAAGCTGCTTACAAAGGTCGAAACGGTGAGCTTCGCCGGCGAAGGCTGCAAGCCGGAGAAGAGTCTCGCGACGGTCCTTGACGGCGCGCAGGTATATCTCCCTGTCGGCGAACTGCTCGACGTCGAGAAAGAGATGCAGCGCCTCCGGAACGACCTTGCAAAGCTCGAAAAAGACATAGAGAAGAGCAGAGCGAAGCTCGCGAATGAAAAGTTCGTCGAGCGCGCGCCCGCCGAAGTTATAGAAAAGGAAAAGAATACGCTCGCCGACAACGAAGCCAAAGCCGAGAGAACGAAGGCGAACCTGGCGAGCCTGTCCGAATAA
- a CDS encoding folylpolyglutamate synthase/dihydrofolate synthase family protein — translation MNEKNKFELVEAKLAQMASPGIRPGLARLARLLREAGSPQGKFPAVYIVGTNGKGSTAAGIYSVLRASGYGAALYTSPHLVDFSERLVIDGERALAEEWLDAASELEGIVHSADYFRDNLPTYFELVTAAAILILARRKPDAAVFEAGMGGRLDASNILSDVALSVVVPIGMDHTEFLGDTIEKIAAEKFAVMRKDTPALFFGDERLDGLFREAAARCGALAHVFSEEYRITERSYSLDGTRFTLSDGAGSREYFTPLVGSFQADNAAMSVAASRLLAGRFPHITEDSIKRGISETEWHGRMEIVSRSPLVIVDGGHNPHAMKRLSETLAGIFPKGGLSVVLAMMKDKDISGALSLMRPLEAEVYCTEVPGLERSLGADGMRETAERAGLRAAGAYSDPIAAIRAAAGGGLPVVCCGSLYLVGYIKAHIDEL, via the coding sequence ATGAACGAAAAAAATAAATTTGAGCTTGTCGAAGCAAAGCTGGCTCAGATGGCGAGTCCGGGCATACGCCCCGGGCTCGCCCGTCTCGCGCGGCTTCTTCGCGAAGCCGGTTCGCCGCAGGGAAAGTTCCCTGCGGTTTATATTGTCGGGACGAACGGCAAAGGATCGACCGCAGCCGGTATCTATTCCGTGCTGAGGGCCTCGGGCTACGGCGCCGCTCTCTACACCAGTCCGCATCTCGTCGACTTTTCGGAGCGTCTCGTGATAGACGGCGAACGGGCGCTGGCGGAAGAATGGCTCGACGCCGCGTCCGAACTTGAGGGCATAGTTCATAGTGCCGACTATTTCAGGGACAATCTGCCGACCTACTTTGAACTCGTCACGGCGGCCGCGATACTGATACTTGCGCGCAGAAAGCCCGACGCCGCCGTATTCGAGGCCGGAATGGGCGGCCGGCTGGACGCGTCGAACATCCTTAGCGACGTCGCGCTCAGCGTCGTCGTCCCGATCGGCATGGACCACACGGAATTTCTCGGAGATACGATTGAAAAGATAGCGGCCGAGAAGTTCGCAGTAATGCGGAAGGATACGCCGGCGCTCTTCTTCGGGGACGAACGGCTTGACGGACTGTTCCGCGAAGCCGCAGCGCGCTGCGGCGCCCTTGCGCATGTGTTCTCGGAGGAATACAGGATAACGGAGCGTTCGTACTCTCTCGACGGCACGCGCTTCACGCTCTCCGACGGCGCGGGCTCGCGGGAATATTTCACGCCGCTCGTAGGCTCTTTCCAGGCCGACAACGCCGCCATGTCTGTCGCGGCCTCGCGGCTTCTCGCGGGACGCTTCCCGCACATTACAGAAGATTCCATAAAACGAGGGATTTCCGAGACGGAATGGCATGGACGCATGGAGATAGTCAGCCGTTCGCCGCTTGTAATCGTCGACGGAGGGCACAACCCGCACGCTATGAAGCGGCTGTCTGAGACCCTCGCGGGAATTTTTCCGAAGGGCGGCCTTTCTGTAGTGCTTGCCATGATGAAGGACAAGGACATCTCTGGCGCGCTCTCTCTGATGCGTCCGCTGGAAGCCGAAGTGTACTGTACCGAGGTGCCGGGGCTCGAACGTTCGCTCGGAGCGGACGGCATGAGGGAAACCGCGGAGCGCGCGGGGCTGCGCGCCGCCGGAGCCTACAGCGACCCGATTGCGGCGATACGCGCCGCTGCCGGCGGCGGCCTGCCAGTCGTCTGCTGCGGCAGCCTCTACCTAGTCGGATACATAAAAGCGCATATAGATGAACTGTAA
- a CDS encoding polyphenol oxidase family protein encodes MNCKEPAGFRLSRSAHGVEVEFVMPRELDGKFFARLYARGPLNDEAEGDPARVWASLAPEYEGRPLVAPRQVHGVKIIEASKCETLPLRSEADGVFIREGDYALASLRFADCAPVVAAHAGEESWMAVLHSGFKGTLQNISAAALERFGGTRGSGKTWAWIGPCIGPCCYSRREDDPATREALAKFSLDSVRFARELDLYDFAAACHGGVTDAPLSQNESAGADGVAVRAAMPGAEKRRHDAAYFDIGAEIRRQLAGFGVPEENIFSFGGCTRCGNGLFYSYRAGDKEKRNFLLAGRSTIRENM; translated from the coding sequence ATGAACTGTAAAGAACCGGCCGGATTCAGACTGAGCCGTTCGGCCCACGGCGTGGAAGTCGAATTCGTAATGCCGCGCGAACTCGACGGCAAATTCTTCGCGCGCCTTTACGCGCGAGGGCCGCTCAACGACGAAGCCGAAGGCGACCCGGCGCGCGTCTGGGCGTCGCTCGCACCGGAGTATGAAGGCCGCCCGCTCGTCGCGCCGCGCCAGGTGCACGGCGTGAAAATTATAGAAGCGTCGAAGTGCGAAACGCTTCCTCTGCGGAGCGAGGCCGACGGAGTTTTTATCCGCGAGGGGGATTACGCGCTCGCGAGCCTGCGTTTTGCGGACTGCGCCCCAGTAGTCGCAGCGCACGCCGGGGAAGAATCGTGGATGGCGGTCCTGCATTCCGGCTTCAAAGGCACGCTGCAAAACATTTCCGCCGCCGCGCTTGAACGTTTCGGCGGAACGCGAGGGAGCGGAAAGACATGGGCATGGATCGGCCCATGCATAGGGCCATGCTGCTACTCGCGGCGTGAGGACGATCCCGCGACGCGCGAGGCTCTTGCGAAATTTTCTCTGGACAGCGTAAGGTTCGCCCGGGAATTAGATTTGTATGACTTCGCGGCGGCATGTCACGGCGGAGTAACGGACGCGCCGCTATCGCAAAACGAAAGCGCCGGGGCGGACGGCGTCGCTGTGCGCGCGGCTATGCCGGGCGCCGAGAAACGGCGGCATGACGCCGCGTACTTCGACATCGGCGCAGAGATACGGCGGCAGCTCGCCGGCTTCGGCGTGCCTGAAGAAAATATATTCAGCTTCGGAGGCTGCACCCGCTGCGGAAACGGACTGTTTTATTCCTATCGCGCGGGCGACAAAGAAAAAAGGAATTTTTTACTTGCGGGACGCTCCACAATCCGCGAAAATATGTGA